From Phenylobacterium immobile (ATCC 35973), a single genomic window includes:
- a CDS encoding DUF1772 domain-containing protein has product MTALILLLPIVLSAVFAGAALYINVAEQPARLGLDDRALLQQWVPSYKRGTLTQSNLALASGAAGALAFWLDPNGLWLAGAVLIVANWPFTFAAIRPITRRLETASADQAGRDTRSAIRRWGVLHAIRTGLGFASLAAYAVASARTWPSGL; this is encoded by the coding sequence ATGACCGCGCTGATCCTGCTGCTGCCGATCGTCCTCAGCGCTGTCTTCGCGGGCGCCGCGCTGTACATCAATGTGGCCGAACAGCCGGCCCGACTGGGATTGGACGACCGAGCCCTCCTCCAGCAGTGGGTCCCGAGCTACAAGCGCGGCACGCTGACGCAGAGCAATCTGGCCCTGGCCTCGGGCGCGGCGGGCGCGCTGGCCTTCTGGCTTGACCCGAACGGGCTGTGGCTGGCGGGCGCCGTGCTGATCGTCGCCAACTGGCCCTTCACCTTCGCCGCCATCAGGCCGATCACCCGCCGGCTCGAGACCGCCTCCGCCGATCAGGCCGGGCGCGACACCCGCAGCGCCATCCGGCGGTGGGGCGTGCTCCACGCCATTCGCACCGGCCTGGGGTTCGCCAGCCTCGCCGCCTACGCCGTGGCGAGCGCCAGGACGTGGCCCTCCGGCCTCTGA